A single window of Brevundimonas vitisensis DNA harbors:
- a CDS encoding hydroxymethylglutaryl-CoA lyase: MTAAKGRRPIQIVEVGPRDGLQNEKTVLDPAVRADFVSRLEAAGARRIEAVSFVHPKYVPQMAGAEEVMAALPPAPGHSRIGLVLNGRGYDRALGTGVDEVNVALSATDGFGLKNQGLSVDQQVGMLADILAGRANAPSERGGSPSLSATISCVWGCPFDGEVGTDQVADLVGRIAALGVAEIALADTIGVGDPWSVTQKIEAARAAAPEAVLRLHFHDTRNTGLANAYAAVEAGVDVLDASVGGIGGCPFAPGATGNIATEDLVYMLERAGFPTGYDLDALIETARWIGQAIGRPTPSALSRAGPWPV, encoded by the coding sequence ATGACCGCCGCAAAGGGCCGTCGCCCCATCCAGATCGTCGAAGTCGGCCCCCGTGACGGGCTTCAGAACGAAAAAACGGTGCTGGATCCAGCCGTGCGGGCCGATTTCGTAAGTCGGCTGGAGGCGGCAGGCGCGCGCCGGATCGAGGCGGTCAGCTTCGTGCATCCGAAATATGTGCCCCAGATGGCCGGGGCCGAAGAGGTGATGGCGGCCCTGCCCCCGGCGCCGGGCCACAGCCGGATCGGCCTGGTCCTGAACGGCAGGGGCTATGATCGCGCCCTGGGAACCGGCGTGGACGAGGTCAATGTGGCCCTGAGCGCCACCGACGGCTTCGGCCTGAAAAATCAGGGCCTGTCGGTCGATCAGCAGGTTGGCATGCTGGCCGACATCCTGGCGGGCCGCGCCAATGCCCCGTCGGAGCGCGGGGGTTCGCCCTCGCTGTCGGCCACAATCAGCTGCGTCTGGGGTTGCCCCTTCGACGGCGAGGTCGGCACCGATCAGGTCGCTGATCTGGTCGGTCGCATTGCGGCTCTCGGCGTCGCCGAGATCGCTCTGGCCGATACCATCGGCGTCGGCGATCCCTGGAGCGTGACCCAAAAGATCGAGGCCGCCCGCGCCGCTGCGCCGGAGGCCGTCCTGCGCCTGCATTTTCACGACACCCGCAACACGGGCCTGGCCAATGCCTATGCGGCGGTGGAGGCGGGGGTCGATGTGCTGGACGCCTCGGTCGGCGGCATCGGCGGGTGTCCCTTTGCGCCGGGCGCAACCGGCAATATCGCCACCGAAGACCTGGTCTATATGTTGGAGCGGGCCGGCTTCCCGACCGGTTACGATCTGGACGCCCTGATCGAGACCGCGCGCTGGATCGGCCAGGCCATCGGCCGTCCGACCCCCAGCGCCCTCAGCCGCGCAGGGCCCTGGCCGGTCTAG
- a CDS encoding glycosyltransferase family 2 protein, which yields MSQAASPDISVVVPVHDEAGAAAALAREIADAFSGRSYEMIFVDDASRDTTLAELRALQAELPMLRVLSHGSNAGQSRAVRTGVLAARGALILTLDGDGQNPPADGPALIDLLSASPSTVGMVGGRRASRMDSEAKRWASRWANRIRRRLLGDDADDTGCGLKAFRRDVFLRLPYFDHLHRYLPALMIREGYQNLYVDVGHRHRETGRSKYTNWGRLRASISDLLGVMWLKSRSRRPGAISEF from the coding sequence ATGAGCCAAGCAGCCAGCCCTGATATCTCCGTTGTCGTCCCCGTCCATGACGAGGCGGGTGCCGCCGCTGCCCTGGCGCGCGAGATCGCGGACGCCTTTTCCGGCCGGTCCTATGAGATGATCTTCGTCGATGACGCCAGCCGGGACACGACCCTGGCCGAGCTCCGCGCCCTGCAGGCGGAACTGCCGATGTTGCGGGTGCTTAGCCACGGCTCGAATGCCGGTCAGAGCCGCGCCGTGAGAACCGGGGTCCTGGCCGCGCGTGGGGCGCTGATCCTGACCCTGGACGGCGACGGCCAGAATCCGCCCGCCGATGGTCCCGCCCTGATCGATCTGCTGTCGGCCTCGCCTTCGACGGTGGGGATGGTCGGCGGGCGGCGTGCCAGCCGGATGGATTCGGAGGCCAAGCGCTGGGCCTCGCGCTGGGCCAACCGTATTCGGCGGCGGCTGCTGGGCGATGACGCGGACGATACCGGCTGCGGGCTGAAGGCCTTCCGCCGCGACGTCTTCCTGCGCCTGCCCTATTTCGATCACCTGCACCGCTATCTGCCCGCGCTGATGATCCGCGAGGGGTATCAGAACCTCTATGTCGACGTGGGCCACCGGCACCGCGAGACCGGCCGGTCGAAATATACCAACTGGGGCCGCCTGCGCGCCTCGATCTCGGACCTTCTGGGCGTGATGTGGCTGAAGTCCCGCTCGCGACGCCCCGGCGCGATCTCCGAATTTTAA
- the purH gene encoding bifunctional phosphoribosylaminoimidazolecarboxamide formyltransferase/IMP cyclohydrolase, with product MPAAPDFPPAPDAVRPVRALISLSDKTGLEQAARAMHDAGVELVSTGGTRAAIAGFGLPVKDVADLTGFPEMMDGRVKTLHPVVHGGLLGVRDAADHALAMTTHGIGPIDIVWVDLYPFESTVASGGGFDAVVENIDIGGPAMIRSGSKNHGYVAVAVDGESIGWIVEALKADGTTSLALRKRLAARAFARTAAYDAAVSGWFAGQVEDPAPARRSIAGTLAQTLRYGENPHQTGSFYRTGEARPGVAHAQQIQGKELGYNNIADADAAYELVAEFDAPACVIVKHANPCGVAVGADLSQAYARALECDAVSAFGGVIAVNRPLNGADARAITDIFTEVVIAPGADEEARQVFAAKKNLRLLITDGLPDPLAAGEVFRSVAGGFLVQGRDRSRITAADLKIVTRRQPTPQEIEDMLFAFTVAKHVKSNAIVYAKDGQTAGIGAGQMNRRDSARIAAIRAREAGEAKGLAHSLAQGSACASEAFFPFADGLIEAAAAGATAVIQPGGSMRDAEVIAAADEAGLAMAFTGVRVFRH from the coding sequence ATGCCCGCTGCTCCTGATTTTCCGCCCGCGCCCGACGCCGTCCGCCCGGTCCGTGCCCTGATCTCCCTGTCGGACAAGACCGGGCTGGAACAGGCGGCGCGGGCGATGCATGACGCTGGGGTCGAACTGGTTTCGACCGGCGGCACGCGCGCGGCGATCGCCGGTTTTGGCCTGCCGGTTAAGGACGTGGCCGATCTGACCGGTTTTCCCGAAATGATGGACGGGCGGGTCAAGACCCTGCATCCGGTGGTGCATGGCGGGCTGCTGGGCGTGCGCGACGCTGCCGATCATGCCTTGGCCATGACCACCCACGGCATCGGTCCGATCGATATCGTCTGGGTCGATCTCTATCCGTTCGAATCCACCGTGGCCTCTGGCGGTGGTTTCGATGCAGTGGTCGAGAACATCGACATCGGTGGGCCGGCGATGATCCGCTCGGGCTCCAAGAACCACGGCTATGTCGCGGTCGCGGTGGATGGCGAATCCATCGGCTGGATCGTCGAGGCGCTGAAAGCCGACGGCACGACCTCACTGGCCCTGCGCAAGCGGCTGGCGGCGCGCGCCTTCGCCCGGACCGCCGCCTATGACGCTGCGGTCTCCGGCTGGTTCGCCGGCCAAGTCGAAGACCCCGCCCCGGCCCGCCGGTCCATTGCCGGAACGCTGGCCCAGACCCTGCGCTATGGCGAGAACCCGCATCAGACCGGCAGCTTCTATCGCACGGGAGAGGCCCGTCCCGGCGTCGCCCATGCCCAGCAGATCCAGGGCAAGGAACTGGGCTATAACAACATCGCCGATGCCGACGCCGCCTATGAGCTGGTCGCCGAATTCGACGCCCCGGCCTGCGTCATCGTCAAACACGCCAACCCCTGCGGCGTGGCGGTCGGTGCGGACCTGTCCCAGGCCTATGCCCGCGCCCTGGAATGCGACGCCGTTTCCGCCTTTGGCGGGGTGATCGCCGTCAACCGTCCGCTGAACGGAGCCGATGCGCGCGCCATCACCGACATCTTCACCGAGGTCGTCATCGCCCCGGGGGCCGACGAGGAGGCCCGTCAGGTTTTTGCCGCCAAGAAGAACCTGCGTCTTCTGATCACCGACGGCCTGCCCGATCCGTTGGCGGCGGGCGAAGTCTTCCGCTCGGTCGCGGGCGGCTTCCTAGTGCAGGGGCGCGACCGCAGTCGGATCACGGCAGCGGACCTGAAGATCGTCACGCGCCGCCAGCCCACGCCGCAGGAGATCGAGGACATGCTGTTCGCCTTCACTGTGGCCAAGCACGTCAAGTCCAACGCCATCGTCTATGCCAAGGACGGCCAGACTGCCGGGATCGGCGCGGGCCAGATGAACCGCCGCGACTCGGCCCGCATTGCCGCCATCCGCGCCCGCGAGGCCGGAGAGGCGAAAGGCCTGGCCCATTCCCTGGCGCAGGGGTCCGCCTGTGCGTCCGAGGCTTTCTTCCCGTTTGCCGACGGCCTGATCGAGGCGGCCGCCGCCGGAGCCACCGCGGTGATCCAGCCGGGCGGCTCGATGCGCGATGCCGAGGTCATTGCCGCCGCCGACGAAGCGGGTCTGGCCATGGCCTTCACCGGCGTCCGCGTCTTCCGGCATTAA
- a CDS encoding ArnT family glycosyltransferase gives MTRPDFDLWIAGWRGPLLAALVALIAGLPSLLLLPPLDRDESRYAQATSQMLESGDYVDIRFQEDPRWKKPIGIYWMQAAAVAVTSSVEARDIAPYRIPSILGAMLAAAAVAWAGAALFGRRAGFLAGAMLGATFLLSSEAGIAKTDAMLCGSVTLAMAALARIYMAHRAGEAPIRPYKFAFWLGLGLSILIKGPISLIVVVPAMIALSAWDRDIGWLKRLGWGWGLPLVALIVGPWAIAITIATDGGFWREAIGGDLAPKVTGAAESHGGFPGMYLVLSPLLLFPATLMLPAALSTAWHRRAEPAVRFLVCWLVPAWLIFEIAPTKLWHYTLPTFGALALLAAAALMQPIGRVSRITGAVLAVFAATLIIGITIYGLTEFGTSTAQTWATLTIVSAAAAAAVGAFLLLNREAVTAILASLIMGIIAHAALAGTIRQLRPLSIAPQLVKTLEQAGLDPSQGRVPGPIAITTFHEPSFVFLTGRDTQLTDAAGAARALAQGRPVIVEARDAEAFRAASSDLGVMGRAVGTVTGQNYSSGDDVSLTVYAPPGTRTGTGTSE, from the coding sequence ATGACAAGACCCGACTTCGACCTGTGGATCGCCGGATGGCGTGGCCCCCTGCTGGCGGCCCTGGTGGCCCTGATTGCAGGCCTGCCCAGCCTCCTGCTGCTGCCGCCGCTGGACCGCGACGAAAGCCGCTATGCCCAGGCGACCTCCCAGATGCTGGAGAGCGGCGACTATGTCGACATCCGCTTCCAGGAGGACCCCCGCTGGAAGAAGCCGATCGGAATCTACTGGATGCAGGCGGCCGCCGTGGCCGTGACGTCCTCGGTCGAGGCGCGCGACATCGCCCCCTATCGCATCCCGTCGATCCTGGGGGCCATGCTTGCCGCTGCCGCTGTCGCCTGGGCCGGAGCCGCCCTGTTCGGCCGGCGGGCAGGCTTCCTGGCCGGGGCCATGCTGGGCGCAACCTTCCTGCTGTCCTCAGAAGCCGGGATTGCCAAGACGGATGCCATGCTGTGCGGGTCGGTGACCCTGGCCATGGCGGCGCTGGCGCGTATCTATATGGCGCACCGGGCAGGTGAAGCGCCGATCCGCCCCTATAAATTTGCCTTCTGGCTGGGGCTGGGCCTTTCGATCCTGATCAAGGGGCCGATCAGCCTGATCGTCGTGGTGCCCGCCATGATTGCCCTGTCGGCCTGGGACCGCGACATCGGCTGGCTGAAGCGGCTGGGCTGGGGCTGGGGCCTGCCACTGGTGGCGCTGATCGTGGGCCCCTGGGCCATTGCCATCACCATCGCCACCGACGGCGGATTCTGGCGTGAGGCGATCGGCGGCGATCTGGCCCCCAAGGTCACCGGCGCCGCCGAAAGTCACGGCGGTTTTCCGGGCATGTATCTGGTGCTGTCGCCCCTGCTGCTGTTTCCCGCCACCCTGATGCTGCCGGCCGCCCTGTCGACCGCCTGGCACAGGCGCGCCGAGCCTGCGGTGAGGTTTCTGGTCTGCTGGCTGGTTCCGGCCTGGCTGATCTTCGAGATCGCCCCGACCAAGCTGTGGCACTATACCCTGCCGACCTTCGGGGCCTTGGCCCTGTTGGCGGCGGCGGCCCTTATGCAGCCGATCGGCCGGGTGTCGCGGATCACCGGCGCGGTTCTGGCGGTCTTTGCCGCCACCCTGATCATCGGCATCACAATCTATGGCCTGACCGAGTTCGGCACCTCGACGGCTCAGACCTGGGCGACCCTCACCATCGTGTCGGCGGCGGCGGCGGCGGCGGTCGGGGCCTTCCTCCTGCTGAACAGGGAGGCGGTGACCGCGATCCTGGCGTCCCTGATCATGGGAATCATCGCCCATGCCGCCCTGGCCGGAACGATCCGCCAGCTGCGCCCGCTGTCGATCGCCCCGCAACTGGTCAAAACCCTGGAGCAGGCCGGCCTTGACCCCAGCCAGGGCCGTGTGCCGGGACCGATCGCCATCACCACCTTCCATGAGCCGAGCTTTGTCTTCCTGACCGGGCGTGACACGCAGCTGACCGATGCGGCAGGGGCCGCGCGGGCCCTGGCCCAGGGACGACCGGTCATCGTGGAAGCGCGCGACGCAGAGGCGTTCCGGGCGGCGTCTTCGGATCTGGGCGTCATGGGCCGTGCGGTCGGCACGGTGACGGGCCAGAACTATTCCAGCGGCGATGACGTCAGCCTGACCGTCTATGCCCCACCGGGGACCCGGACCGGCACCGGGACCTCCGAATGA
- a CDS encoding DUF4908 domain-containing protein — protein MALFAMVVTMLVAQAVPSTAAAQIRSNAQAEQSRGLRNRPSLPAQPGPGRYISETGQAFVLDRSGQRTLMRFEQGAEVWVLRPSPAPRGDVIYRNDAGDQVLRVTPDGGMTVFTTRAPQGTPVASAGSAPSLLPPTLTAVQLWNFIVRQSDRASRALGRLVVVDVDIEPGSEAVAADALSTAVDAIARMARSATLRREVAQVRRILVSDEGRPSVSFSQGTLRITIDADAGYAGRPSSARIVRVIAEGG, from the coding sequence ATGGCGCTGTTCGCCATGGTGGTGACCATGCTTGTGGCCCAGGCCGTGCCCTCTACAGCGGCCGCCCAGATCCGCAGCAATGCCCAGGCGGAACAGAGCCGGGGCCTGCGTAATCGGCCATCATTGCCGGCCCAGCCCGGACCGGGGCGCTATATCTCCGAGACCGGCCAGGCCTTCGTTCTGGACCGGTCCGGCCAGCGCACCCTGATGCGGTTCGAGCAGGGGGCCGAGGTCTGGGTCCTGCGGCCCAGTCCGGCGCCGCGCGGCGACGTCATCTATCGCAATGACGCGGGCGATCAGGTGCTGCGGGTCACCCCCGACGGCGGAATGACGGTCTTCACCACCCGCGCCCCCCAGGGCACGCCGGTCGCATCGGCCGGGTCGGCTCCGTCTCTGTTGCCCCCGACCCTGACGGCGGTTCAGCTGTGGAATTTCATCGTCCGCCAGAGTGATCGCGCCAGCCGGGCCCTGGGGCGTCTGGTTGTGGTCGATGTGGATATCGAACCGGGGTCCGAGGCCGTGGCTGCCGATGCCCTGAGCACGGCCGTCGACGCCATTGCCCGCATGGCGCGGTCGGCCACCCTGCGCCGCGAGGTGGCCCAGGTGCGGCGCATCCTGGTCAGCGACGAGGGGCGCCCCTCCGTCTCCTTTTCGCAGGGCACGCTGCGGATCACCATCGATGCCGACGCCGGCTATGCCGGCCGCCCGTCTTCGGCACGTATCGTCCGCGTGATCGCCGAGGGCGGCTAG